One part of the Peromyscus eremicus chromosome 18, PerEre_H2_v1, whole genome shotgun sequence genome encodes these proteins:
- the LOC131894860 gene encoding girdin-like isoform X1 — translation MLTRLNRILGRQDGEHMETKGRQKEDGLQSPCHTSRNKWFWGKHRTTRKASSTPFFLTEQEQQLNQVDKLTLQLQMMTNERNELLELLALYNNNELNNRLISELEMLKTQHEKEMSDVKKFPKEICEASYKYKELSEQTNSYRTLYSQLLRQWTQLKEKVSMLKKNNRKLQREHILLQESCDEARMLNVEAYGKTYDLWTKQKQEHQRLEENLQSLLKQKELLTWQRDLAVKLQHHFTVYQMRFENLQQERSRLQSRIIASCTWSC, via the exons ATGCTGACTAGACTGAACAGGATTCTTGGGAGACAGGATGGAGAGCACATGGAGAccaaagggaggcagaaggaagatggcCTTCAGTCTCCATGCcacacatcaagaaataaatggttctggggaaagcaca GGACTACTAGGAAGGCATCATCCACACCCTTCTTCCTCACTGAGCAGGAGCAACAGCTGAACCAGGTGGATAAACTGACCCTTCAGCTACAGATGATGACCAATGAGAGGAATGAACTGCTGGAACTCCTGGCCCTTTATAACAACAATGAGTTGAACAACAG gctgATATCTGAGCTTGAGATGCTGAAAACACAACATGAGAAGGAGATGTCAGATGTGAAGAAATTCCCCAAGGAGATCTGTGAGGCCTCGTACAAGTACAAGGAGCTGAGTGAGCAGACCAACTCCTACCG CACCCTCTACAGTCAGCTCCTGAGGCAATGGACTCAGCTaaaggaaaaagtgagcatgttgaaaaagaacaacagaaagctgCAGAGGGAGCATATTTTACTACAAGAATCCTGTGACGAGGCGAGGATGCTCAATGTGGAGGCCTATGGGAAGACCTATGACCTCTGGACAAAGCAGAAGCAG GAACATCAAAGACTTGAGGAAAATCTTCAgtccctgctgaagcagaaggagctgctCACCTGGCAAAGGGACTTGGCAGTAAAGCTGCAGCATCACTTCACTGTGTACCAGATGAG GTTTGAAAACCTCCAGC
- the LOC131894860 gene encoding uncharacterized protein LOC131894860 isoform X3: MMTNERNELLELLALYNNNELNNRLISELEMLKTQHEKEMSDVKKFPKEICEASYKYKELSEQTNSYRTLYSQLLRQWTQLKEKVSMLKKNNRKLQREHILLQESCDEARMLNVEAYGKTYDLWTKQKQEHQRLEENLQSLLKQKELLTWQRDLAVKLQHHFTVYQMRFENLQQERSRLQSRIIASCTWSC; the protein is encoded by the exons ATGATGACCAATGAGAGGAATGAACTGCTGGAACTCCTGGCCCTTTATAACAACAATGAGTTGAACAACAG gctgATATCTGAGCTTGAGATGCTGAAAACACAACATGAGAAGGAGATGTCAGATGTGAAGAAATTCCCCAAGGAGATCTGTGAGGCCTCGTACAAGTACAAGGAGCTGAGTGAGCAGACCAACTCCTACCG CACCCTCTACAGTCAGCTCCTGAGGCAATGGACTCAGCTaaaggaaaaagtgagcatgttgaaaaagaacaacagaaagctgCAGAGGGAGCATATTTTACTACAAGAATCCTGTGACGAGGCGAGGATGCTCAATGTGGAGGCCTATGGGAAGACCTATGACCTCTGGACAAAGCAGAAGCAG GAACATCAAAGACTTGAGGAAAATCTTCAgtccctgctgaagcagaaggagctgctCACCTGGCAAAGGGACTTGGCAGTAAAGCTGCAGCATCACTTCACTGTGTACCAGATGAG GTTTGAAAACCTCCAGC